The proteins below are encoded in one region of Phycisphaerales bacterium:
- a CDS encoding VOC family protein encodes MSTVEIPVADLPRAIAWYDKVLGFKAGWADAANAILSRQGESVRLLLVRTARPERLVIHPEGTAVVHGVLDLQTDDLAALHAHLVGAGANPDPLGPPAHEWAPRGFGFWDSEGNRLGAFSYPQRT; translated from the coding sequence GTGAGTACGGTCGAGATCCCGGTGGCGGACCTGCCGCGTGCGATAGCGTGGTACGACAAAGTCTTAGGCTTCAAGGCCGGGTGGGCGGACGCGGCGAATGCGATCTTGTCACGGCAAGGCGAGAGCGTGCGGTTGCTGCTGGTCCGGACAGCCCGCCCTGAGCGGTTGGTCATCCATCCCGAGGGGACGGCCGTCGTCCATGGGGTGCTCGACCTGCAGACGGATGACCTCGCGGCACTCCACGCCCATCTGGTTGGCGCGGGGGCCAACCCCGACCCGCTCGGGCCGCCCGCCCATGAGTGGGCCCCGCGAGGGTTCGGGTTCTGGGACAGCGAAGGGAACCGGCTCGGCGCCTTCAGCTACCCGCAGCGCACGTAG
- a CDS encoding NAD(P) transhydrogenase subunit alpha, which yields MNTAMQSAILAADTAHAAVPVPVLFLMVLMLASFVGLGVIRRVSPLLHTPLMSLTNAISAIAVVGAIIVAGGHDYPPWARIMGSVALFASMTNIISGFLITNRMLRMFKERPRG from the coding sequence ATGAACACAGCCATGCAGTCCGCCATACTCGCCGCCGACACCGCCCACGCCGCGGTGCCCGTCCCCGTGCTCTTCCTCATGGTCCTCATGCTGGCGTCGTTCGTGGGCCTGGGCGTGATCCGGCGCGTCTCGCCGCTCCTGCACACGCCGCTCATGAGCCTGACCAACGCCATCTCCGCCATCGCGGTGGTGGGGGCCATCATCGTCGCCGGCGGCCACGACTACCCGCCCTGGGCCCGGATCATGGGCTCCGTCGCCCTCTTCGCCTCCATGACCAACATCATCAGCGGCTTCCTCATCACCAACCGCATGCTCCGGATGTTCAAGGAGAGGCCCAGGGGCTGA
- a CDS encoding NAD(P) transhydrogenase subunit alpha — translation MIVGVVRETLAGERRVAIVPKTVPLLKKAGMDVAIEPGAGLAAGFPDADYTAAGAELLPRDDVFTKAEIIAAVRVFATPDGQGLAACTGKVLVGLADPLTKSPTIPLLAERQALLFALELLPRITRAQTMDVLSSQATVAGYKAVLLAAGALSKMMPMLTTAAGTLAPAKVLVLGAGVAGLQAIATARRLGAVVSGYDVRPAAREQIASLGAKPVVLALENAEGQGGYAKQMDEAYYAEQRKQLGAVIKDQDIVITTAAIPGARSPILITADAVRAMAPGSVIVDLAAERGGNCELTRAGETVTEHSVQIMGPLNLASEVPNHASQMYSKNIAAFLGAIVKKGALTIDTTDEVVRETLVTQAGRIINERVAKVQA, via the coding sequence ATGATCGTGGGCGTCGTTAGAGAGACTCTCGCGGGCGAGCGGCGCGTGGCCATCGTGCCCAAGACCGTGCCGCTGCTCAAGAAGGCCGGGATGGACGTCGCCATCGAGCCAGGCGCGGGCCTCGCGGCCGGCTTCCCCGACGCTGACTACACCGCCGCCGGAGCCGAGCTGCTCCCCCGCGATGACGTTTTCACCAAAGCCGAGATCATCGCCGCCGTACGTGTGTTCGCGACGCCCGACGGCCAGGGCTTAGCCGCATGTACCGGCAAGGTCCTCGTCGGCCTCGCCGACCCGCTGACCAAGAGTCCGACCATCCCGCTGCTGGCGGAGCGCCAAGCCCTGCTCTTCGCCCTCGAACTCCTCCCTCGCATCACGCGGGCGCAGACCATGGACGTGCTCAGCTCGCAGGCGACCGTCGCGGGCTACAAGGCCGTGCTCCTCGCCGCGGGAGCCCTCAGCAAGATGATGCCGATGCTCACCACCGCCGCGGGCACGCTCGCCCCCGCCAAGGTGCTGGTGCTGGGCGCGGGCGTCGCGGGCCTTCAGGCCATCGCCACCGCCCGCCGCCTGGGCGCGGTCGTCAGCGGCTACGACGTCCGCCCCGCCGCCCGCGAGCAGATCGCCTCGCTGGGAGCCAAGCCGGTCGTGCTCGCCCTCGAGAACGCCGAGGGCCAGGGCGGTTACGCCAAGCAGATGGACGAGGCCTACTACGCCGAGCAGCGCAAGCAGCTCGGCGCCGTCATCAAGGACCAGGACATCGTCATCACCACCGCCGCCATCCCCGGCGCTCGCTCGCCCATCCTCATCACCGCCGACGCCGTCCGCGCCATGGCCCCCGGCTCCGTTATCGTCGACCTCGCCGCCGAACGCGGCGGAAACTGCGAGCTCACCCGCGCCGGCGAAACCGTCACCGAGCACTCCGTCCAGATCATGGGCCCGCTCAACCTCGCCTCCGAAGTCCCCAACCACGCCAGCCAGATGTACAGCAAGAACATCGCCGCGTTCCTGGGGGCGATCGTCAAGAAGGGCGCGCTCACCATTGACACCACCGATGAGGTCGTCCGCGAGACGCTGGTGACGCAGGCCGGCCGCATCATCAACGAGCGCGTCGCAAAGGTGCAGGCATGA
- a CDS encoding NAD(P)(+) transhydrogenase (Re/Si-specific) subunit beta: protein MNLYWTHLAYVIAAGLFVFSLHWMNTPKTARKSVIAGAVAMAIGVLATWFSPYVERTGETTAYILVPILLAIGPGIWLAKVPITAVPQRTALSHAFGGLAAGLVGTAKFFYWYNLDAVRAAELSTAIVPTEPAYELTHFRTIAIVFEVVLGFLTFTGSIIAAGKLQELKWIPQRPWVYKGQNLVNAAAFCGCLVLATILAVNPHSDHAPWMFGAIIVLALNFGWMLVMPIGGADMPTVIAILNSYAGLAAVAMGFVLDNPLLIVAGALDGASGLILSIIMCKAMNRSFTNVLFGAFGQVAAKAAGDGKEKTHRSAGAEEAAGILEAAQRVVIVPGYGLAVSQAQHKVRELYDALTKKGIDVRFAIHPVAGRMPGHMNVLLAEADIPYDKLVEMDDINPEMPQVDVALVIGANDVTNPAARHDKASPIYGMPIIDTDKAHSVMVIKRSMNPGFAGIDNELYYLDKTLMLFGDAKGFVGEIVKALSGGGGH from the coding sequence ATGAACCTCTACTGGACCCATCTCGCCTACGTCATTGCCGCGGGGCTCTTCGTGTTCAGCCTCCACTGGATGAACACGCCCAAGACTGCGAGGAAGAGCGTCATCGCCGGCGCGGTCGCCATGGCCATTGGCGTCCTCGCCACTTGGTTCAGCCCCTACGTCGAGCGCACCGGCGAGACCACGGCCTACATCCTCGTCCCCATCCTGCTCGCCATCGGCCCGGGCATCTGGCTCGCCAAGGTGCCGATCACCGCCGTCCCGCAGCGGACCGCGCTCTCGCACGCCTTTGGCGGGCTTGCCGCGGGTCTGGTCGGCACGGCCAAGTTCTTCTACTGGTACAACCTCGACGCGGTCCGCGCCGCCGAGCTCTCCACCGCCATCGTCCCCACCGAGCCCGCCTACGAGCTCACGCACTTCCGCACCATCGCCATCGTCTTCGAGGTCGTGCTCGGCTTCCTCACCTTCACCGGCTCCATCATCGCCGCGGGCAAGCTCCAGGAGCTCAAGTGGATCCCGCAGCGCCCCTGGGTCTACAAGGGCCAGAACCTCGTCAACGCCGCGGCCTTCTGCGGCTGCCTCGTCCTCGCCACCATCCTCGCCGTCAACCCTCACAGCGACCACGCCCCGTGGATGTTCGGCGCGATCATCGTCCTCGCCCTCAACTTCGGCTGGATGCTCGTCATGCCCATCGGCGGGGCCGACATGCCGACGGTGATCGCCATCCTCAACAGCTACGCGGGATTGGCCGCCGTGGCGATGGGCTTCGTGCTCGACAACCCGTTGCTGATCGTCGCCGGCGCCCTCGACGGGGCCTCGGGCCTCATCCTCTCGATCATCATGTGCAAGGCCATGAACCGCTCGTTCACCAACGTGCTGTTCGGCGCCTTCGGCCAGGTCGCCGCCAAGGCCGCGGGCGACGGCAAGGAGAAGACCCACCGCTCCGCCGGCGCCGAGGAGGCCGCGGGCATCCTCGAGGCCGCCCAGCGCGTGGTCATCGTCCCAGGCTACGGCCTCGCCGTGAGCCAGGCGCAGCACAAGGTCCGTGAGCTCTACGACGCCCTCACGAAGAAGGGCATCGACGTCCGCTTCGCCATCCACCCCGTCGCGGGCCGCATGCCCGGCCACATGAACGTGCTGCTCGCCGAGGCCGACATCCCCTACGACAAGCTCGTGGAGATGGACGACATCAACCCCGAGATGCCGCAGGTGGACGTCGCGCTTGTCATCGGCGCCAATGACGTCACCAACCCCGCCGCCCGGCACGACAAAGCCAGCCCCATCTACGGCATGCCCATCATCGACACCGACAAGGCCCACAGCGTGATGGTCATCAAGCGCAGCATGAACCCCGGCTTCGCGGGCATCGACAACGAGCTCTACTACCTCGACAAGACGCTCATGCTCTTCGGCGACGCCAAGGGCTTCGTCGGCGAGATCGTCAAGGCCCTCAGCGGCGGCGGGGGCCACTGA